The genomic window GTTTCTTCCACCTCCTGGCACAGTGTGACCCGGCGTGGACTCGCTGGTACCGGCCGGTTCAGTCCTTCGAGGAGGCACGCAACCTCCAAGTCAACACCGAGGCCGCGAGTTTCCAGCGGTTGTTTGCGGCCAGGGAACATCAGATCGAGGAGGGCTTTTCTTTCGGCCTCTGGGCGGGCGGCAGTCCTCAGGAGACATCCACTGTCGACGTGCGCTGCGGTTTTGCGGCCCCCTGGCTTTCGTCCGCCTGCGTGCTCAAGCCCTTCCATGAAGGGGCCGCCCGTGAGCGGGTCCTGACCGCTTCCGGTCTGACCCAGGCGTTGCACGCCATGGTCCTGGCCTGGGATCCGGAGTGGGGAATCGCCACGTCCGAGACACACCGGGACAGCGTCACGGAGAGAGCGAAGCCGGGCACCTTCGTGGGCTGGGTGATGTACTTCTCGCGGCTGCGCGGCACCGTCC from Stigmatella erecta includes these protein-coding regions:
- a CDS encoding immunity 52 family protein; this encodes MIETYYAGSYWLARPEPAEACAHRAERFFHLLAQCDPAWTRWYRPVQSFEEARNLQVNTEAASFQRLFAAREHQIEEGFSFGLWAGGSPQETSTVDVRCGFAAPWLSSACVLKPFHEGAARERVLTASGLTQALHAMVLAWDPEWGIATSETHRDSVTERAKPGTFVGWVMYFSRLRGTVPPLPAPARIEPVEDKGTLIILTPERFTASNPEHTALAAHVHELLDRAGLLRPLRPWPVE